A single region of the Roseivivax sp. THAF197b genome encodes:
- the clpA gene encoding ATP-dependent Clp protease ATP-binding subunit ClpA gives MPSFSNSLEQAIHAALALANSRSHEFATLEHLLLALVDEPDAARVMKACDVDTEELRTALVEFIDDDLSNLVTDIEGSEAVPTAAFQRVIQRAAIHVQSSGRTEVTGANVLVAIFAERESNAAYFLQEQDMTRYDAVNFIAHGVAKNPAFGEARPVTGASDEEEAQAADAQPAEEGKESALAKYCVDLNAKARKGDVDPLIGRDSEVERCIQVLCRRRKNNPLLVGDPGVGKTAIAEGLARKIVAGEIPEVLANTTIFSLDMGALLAGTRYRGDFEERLKAVVSELEEHPDGVLFIDEIHTVIGAGATSGGAMDASNLLKPALQGGKLRTMGSTTYKEFRQHFEKDRALSRRFQKIDVNEPTVEDSVKILKGLKPYFEEHHAIKYTNDAIKTAVELAARYINDRKLPDKAIDVIDEAGAAQHLVAESKRRKSIGTKEIEAVVAKIARIPPKNVSKDDAAVLKDLEATLKRVVFGQDNAIEALASAIKLSRAGLREPEKPIGNYLFAGPTGVGKTEVANQLADSLGVELLRFDMSEYMEKHAVSRLIGAPPGYVGFDQGGQLTDGVDQHPHCVLLLDEIEKAHPDVYNILLQVMDHGTLTDHNGRTVDFRNVILIMTSNAGATEQAKSAIGFGRDRREGEDTAAIERTFTPEFRNRLDAVISFQPLPKSVILQVVEKFVLQLEAQLMDRNVTIELTKPAAEWLADKGYDDKMGARPLGRVIQESIKKPLAEELLFGKLAKGGVVKVAVKDGELDLQLSGPEKRRLSSKKPPLLTAD, from the coding sequence GTGCCTTCATTCTCGAATTCCCTTGAGCAGGCCATTCACGCCGCATTGGCGCTTGCCAATTCGCGGAGCCACGAATTCGCCACGCTGGAGCATCTCCTTCTCGCCCTGGTGGACGAGCCGGACGCGGCGCGGGTCATGAAGGCCTGCGACGTGGATACCGAAGAGTTGCGCACCGCATTGGTCGAGTTCATCGACGACGATCTGTCCAACCTCGTGACGGACATCGAAGGCTCCGAAGCGGTGCCGACGGCGGCGTTCCAGCGCGTCATCCAGCGCGCCGCGATCCATGTGCAAAGCTCCGGCCGAACCGAAGTGACCGGCGCCAACGTGCTCGTCGCGATCTTCGCGGAGCGCGAAAGCAACGCCGCCTACTTCCTGCAGGAGCAGGACATGACCCGCTACGACGCGGTCAACTTCATCGCGCATGGCGTGGCCAAGAACCCGGCCTTCGGCGAAGCGCGGCCCGTGACCGGCGCCTCCGACGAGGAGGAGGCCCAGGCCGCCGATGCCCAGCCCGCCGAGGAGGGCAAGGAATCGGCGCTCGCCAAGTATTGCGTCGATCTCAATGCCAAGGCGCGCAAGGGCGATGTCGATCCGCTGATCGGCCGCGATTCGGAGGTGGAGCGTTGCATCCAGGTCCTCTGCCGCCGCCGCAAGAACAACCCGCTTCTGGTGGGCGATCCGGGCGTGGGCAAAACCGCCATCGCGGAAGGCCTCGCCCGCAAGATCGTTGCAGGCGAAATCCCCGAGGTTCTGGCGAACACCACGATCTTCTCGCTCGACATGGGCGCGCTTCTGGCCGGAACCCGCTATCGCGGCGATTTCGAGGAGCGCCTGAAGGCGGTCGTGAGCGAGCTTGAGGAACATCCCGACGGGGTCCTCTTCATCGACGAGATTCACACCGTGATCGGTGCGGGCGCCACCTCGGGCGGTGCGATGGATGCGTCGAACCTGCTGAAGCCCGCGCTTCAGGGCGGCAAGCTGCGCACCATGGGCTCCACCACCTACAAGGAGTTCCGTCAGCACTTCGAAAAGGATCGCGCCCTGTCGCGCCGGTTCCAGAAGATCGACGTGAACGAGCCGACGGTCGAAGACAGCGTGAAGATCCTCAAGGGCCTCAAGCCCTATTTCGAGGAGCATCACGCGATCAAGTACACCAACGACGCGATCAAGACCGCCGTGGAACTGGCCGCGCGCTACATTAATGACCGCAAGCTGCCCGACAAGGCCATCGACGTGATCGACGAGGCCGGGGCCGCGCAGCATCTCGTGGCCGAATCCAAGCGCCGCAAGTCCATCGGCACGAAGGAGATCGAGGCGGTCGTCGCCAAGATCGCCCGCATTCCGCCGAAGAACGTCTCCAAGGACGATGCGGCGGTCCTGAAGGATCTCGAAGCGACGCTGAAGCGCGTGGTCTTCGGGCAGGACAATGCGATCGAGGCGCTCGCTTCGGCGATCAAGCTCAGCCGTGCAGGTCTGCGCGAGCCCGAGAAGCCCATCGGCAACTACCTCTTTGCGGGCCCCACCGGCGTCGGCAAGACGGAGGTGGCCAACCAGCTCGCCGACAGCCTCGGCGTGGAATTGCTGCGCTTCGACATGTCCGAATACATGGAGAAGCACGCGGTCTCGCGCCTGATCGGTGCGCCTCCGGGCTATGTCGGGTTCGACCAGGGCGGTCAGCTGACCGACGGGGTCGATCAGCACCCGCATTGCGTGCTCCTGCTCGACGAGATCGAGAAGGCGCATCCGGATGTCTACAACATCCTGTTGCAGGTGATGGATCACGGCACGCTGACGGATCACAATGGCCGTACGGTCGATTTCCGCAACGTGATCCTGATCATGACCTCCAATGCCGGGGCGACGGAGCAGGCGAAATCGGCGATCGGCTTTGGCCGGGACCGCCGCGAAGGCGAAGATACCGCCGCGATCGAGCGGACCTTCACGCCGGAATTCCGCAACCGCCTTGACGCCGTGATCTCGTTCCAGCCGCTGCCGAAATCGGTGATCCTGCAGGTCGTGGAAAAGTTCGTCCTCCAGCTCGAAGCGCAGCTGATGGATCGCAACGTCACCATCGAGCTGACGAAGCCCGCCGCCGAGTGGCTGGCCGACAAGGGCTATGACGACAAGATGGGCGCGCGTCCGCTGGGCCGCGTGATCCAGGAAAGCATCAAGAAACCGCTGGCAGAGGAGCTGCTCTTCGGCAAGCTCGCCAAGGGCGGTGTGGTGAAGGTCGCCGTCAAGGATGGCGAGCTGGATCTGCAGCTTTCCGGCCCCGAGAAGCGGCGCCTCTCCTCGAAGAAGCCGCCGCTCCTGACCGCAGACTGA
- a CDS encoding M23 family metallopeptidase, giving the protein MRGALFALFVLTSAAPTAAEVSVSAAPFLHWPVDCTLGQTCVIEDYVDADPGPGQSDYTCGIKSRDGHRGTDIALPTDTDMQAGVAVLAAAAGRIAAVRDGVADRRLTDPESVADQECGNGVRIAHENGLQTLYCHLARGSIRVAPGDRVAAGDFIGQIGMSGQTNYPHLHFTVLKDETVIDPFAANPEAACGPDTPTLWLDPPAYDRAGLFTAGFSRGVPDFAEVQSGAARVAEIAPDDPLVAYTNSFHAASGDVLHFAVAGPEGPVFEHSILLKAPQLQTFRAYGNRAPASGWQTGPYSAVVRLMRGDTLIAVRQAYVTVR; this is encoded by the coding sequence ATGCGCGGAGCGCTTTTTGCGCTCTTCGTTCTGACCTCCGCCGCGCCCACCGCGGCGGAGGTTTCTGTTTCCGCCGCGCCGTTTCTGCACTGGCCGGTTGATTGCACCCTCGGCCAAACCTGCGTGATCGAGGATTACGTGGATGCCGATCCCGGGCCCGGCCAGTCCGATTACACCTGCGGGATCAAGTCGCGCGACGGCCATCGCGGGACTGATATCGCGCTGCCCACGGACACCGACATGCAGGCAGGCGTCGCGGTCCTTGCCGCCGCCGCAGGCCGGATCGCGGCTGTGCGGGACGGCGTTGCCGATCGCCGCCTCACCGACCCCGAAAGTGTCGCTGACCAGGAATGCGGAAACGGCGTCCGCATCGCGCATGAAAACGGCCTCCAGACGCTCTATTGCCACCTCGCCCGCGGCTCGATCCGTGTCGCACCGGGCGACCGGGTCGCGGCAGGCGACTTCATTGGCCAAATCGGGATGTCCGGCCAGACGAATTATCCGCATCTGCATTTCACGGTTCTGAAAGACGAAACCGTGATCGACCCCTTCGCCGCCAATCCCGAGGCCGCCTGCGGACCGGACACGCCCACGCTCTGGCTGGATCCGCCCGCCTATGACCGCGCGGGGCTGTTCACGGCGGGGTTTTCGCGCGGCGTGCCCGATTTCGCCGAGGTCCAATCAGGCGCGGCGCGGGTCGCGGAGATCGCGCCGGACGATCCGCTGGTTGCCTATACCAACAGCTTTCATGCCGCTTCGGGCGATGTGCTGCATTTCGCGGTTGCAGGCCCCGAGGGACCGGTCTTCGAGCATTCGATCCTGCTGAAGGCGCCACAGCTTCAGACCTTCCGCGCCTACGGGAATCGCGCACCCGCATCCGGATGGCAGACGGGCCCCTATTCCGCCGTGGTGCGCCTCATGCGCGGCGATACGCTGATCGCGGTCCGGCAGGCTTACGTCACCGTGCGATGA
- the gloB gene encoding hydroxyacylglutathione hydrolase: protein MPLDLVTVPCLSDNYAFLLHDAETGATAVIDVPEAAPIAAALDEHGWTLSEVWLTHHHADHVQGLDALLVGREARVLGARADAHRLPPLDLELADGDTFDFAGREVHVMDVSGHTVGHIALYLPEERIAFTADSLMALGCGRVFEGTMPQMWDSLSKLAKLPPETTICSGHEYTEANGRFAVTIEPGNAALKSRIDAIAAARAKGEPTVPSQLSEELATNPFLRANDAPVREHLGMIDAPAAEVFAEIRRRKDTF from the coding sequence ATGCCTCTCGACCTCGTGACCGTGCCCTGCCTGTCGGACAATTACGCCTTCTTGCTGCACGATGCGGAGACCGGCGCCACCGCCGTGATCGACGTGCCCGAAGCCGCCCCCATCGCGGCCGCCCTCGATGAGCACGGCTGGACCCTCTCCGAGGTCTGGCTGACCCATCACCATGCCGATCACGTCCAGGGGCTCGATGCGCTGCTGGTGGGTCGCGAGGCCCGCGTTCTGGGCGCCCGCGCCGACGCGCACCGCCTTCCGCCGCTCGATCTGGAACTGGCCGATGGCGATACCTTCGACTTCGCGGGCCGCGAGGTGCATGTGATGGACGTCTCAGGCCACACGGTGGGTCATATTGCGCTTTACCTGCCCGAGGAACGCATCGCCTTCACCGCCGACAGCCTCATGGCGCTTGGCTGCGGGCGGGTCTTCGAGGGCACGATGCCGCAGATGTGGGACAGCCTGTCGAAGCTGGCCAAACTGCCCCCCGAGACGACGATCTGCTCGGGCCACGAATACACCGAAGCCAATGGCCGCTTCGCCGTCACTATTGAACCCGGCAATGCGGCACTTAAATCACGTATAGACGCGATTGCGGCGGCACGGGCCAAGGGCGAGCCTACGGTGCCTTCGCAATTATCCGAAGAACTTGCCACAAACCCTTTTCTGCGTGCGAACGATGCCCCGGTTCGTGAACATCTCGGCATGATCGATGCGCCCGCCGCAGAGGTCTTCGCGGAGATAAGACGCCGAAAAGACACGTTCTGA